The Bradyrhizobium diazoefficiens genome contains the following window.
AGATCCCGGACAGCTGCGACACGCCGGAGACGTCGCTCGACCGCAGCGACACCAGCGCCATCCTGCGCGCCTGCGTCGCCAAGTTGTCGCCCGCACATCGCGAGATTATCACGCTCGTCTACTACCATGAGAAGTCGGTGGAGGAGGTCGGACAGATCATCGGCATCCCCCAGAGCACGGTGAAGACCCGGATGTTCTATGCCCGCAAGCAGCTCGCCGATCTGCTTAAGCATTGCGGCGTCGACCGTTTCGCGGCCTGACATCGAATGATTTCAAAGAGATAGGGCCGTTTCTGCGACCCCGTCCCGGGACACGAAAGCGTTACCGCCAACGAAACAATTGAAACAAACCACAACATCAGGCGGAAAAACTTCGTCCCTATAAAGCTCACATACGGTTTCGTTAAACCTCCCAAGACCTCCAGCGACCCGGACGGGATGCCCCCCTCCGGGTCGCTTTGTATTTGGGGGCCCCCCTCCGTCACGAACGTGTGACGCCGCGTAACGATCGCAGCCTCCATCCCGAACTGCCCTCGTGACCTCCTTCACGAGTGCCCCGATGCTCGAACTTCTCTTCGCCGTCCTTGCCGGCATCCTCACCATCGCAGCGCCCTGCACGCTGCCGATGCTGCCGATCCTGCTTGGCGCCTCGATCGGGCGCACGTCGCAGCTGCGCCCCGCCATGATCGCGCTCGGCTTCGTCATCTCCTTCTCCGCGGTCGCACTGCTGCTCGGCGCGCTGACGCGGCTGTTCGATTTCGATCCGAACGTGCTGCGCGAGGCCGCCGCGATCCTGCTGCTCGGATTCGGCCTGCTGATGCTGTGGCCGGCGCCGTTCGAATGGCTGTCGATCCGGCTCAATGGCTGGCTCGACCTCGGTTCTGGCAGCGCCACACAACGCGAGGGCGCGCTCGGCGGCCTCGTGCTCGGCACCACGCTCGGCCTGGTCTGGACGCCCTGCGCCGGTCCCGTGCTCGGCTCGATCCTGACGCTGGTCGCGACCTCCCGGAATCTGGCCTGGGCCGGCACGCTGCTGATCGCCTACGCGATCGGCGCGGCAATCCCGATGCTGGCGATCGCCTATGGCGGACAGGCCGCGACCACGCGCGTGCGCGGCCTCGCACGCATCTCGCCGCGGCTGCAGCAGGGTTTTGGCGTGGTCGTGATCGCCTTCGCGATCGCCGCCTACTTCCAATACGACACGCTGATCGTGGCGTGGCTCACCGGATTCTACCCCACCGGCCAGATCGGCCTGTGATCACCCAGCATCTCAACCGGAGGACGCTTCCATGACTCTCAAACTACTCGCTGTGTCTGCCTCGCTGATCGGCTTCGCCCTGACCGGCGCCGCCATTCCCGGCATCTGCGACGAGGCCGCAGCGCCGATCAAGGTCGCCGCCGCGACGCAAGGGTCCGCGCCCGACTTCACCGGCATCAGCAACTGGTTCAACTCGAAGCCACTGAGCATCGCCGGCCTGCGCGGCAAGGTCGTGCTGGTCGACTTCTGGACCTATGGCTGCGTCAACTGCGTCAACACGCTGCCGCACGTCACCGAGCTTTACGCCAAGTACAGGGACAAGGGCCTCGTCGTGGTCGGCGTGCACACGCCGGAATTCCCGTTCGAGCGTTCCGCCTCCAACGTGCAGGCCGCGCTGAAGCGCCACGGCATCACCTATCCGGTGGCGCAGGACAATGATTCCGGCACCTGGAACGCCTATCGCAACCAATATTGGCCGGCGCAATACCTTATCGACCAGAACGGCAAGATCGTGTTTCAGCACGAAGGCGAAGGCCGTTACGACGAGATCGACCGCGCCGTGGCCAGGCTGCTGAACGCCAATAGCTGATGTCGTACGGGTTAGACAAAGAGTCCTATAGGATGGGAGGACGGCATTGGTCATCATATGCCTAAGCCGGGCGCGATGGCGTAGCTGAGCAGCCAGATCGGCGCCCCCTATAACCACAACACGTTGCGTTGTGACGGGAGCGCCGATGCTATCGAACCTTGATCCCATCGTGCTTGCACGTGCGCAGTTCGCATTCACGATGTCGTTCCACATCGTGTTTCCGGCATTCTCGATCGGGCTTGCCAGCTATCTTGCCGTGCTGGAAGCCATCTGGCTGTGGACCGGCCGGGAGGTCTTTCTCAACCTGTTCCACTATTGGCTGAAGATCTTCGCGATTGCCTTCGGCATGGGCGTGGTGTCGGGCATCGTGATGTCCTACCAGTTCGGAACCAATTGGTCGGGCTTTGCCGACAAGACGGGACCGGTCATCGGTCCCTTGATGGCTTACGAGGTGCTGACCGCGTTCTTCCTCGAAGCCGGGTTCCTCGGCGTGATGCTGTTCGGTCTTGATCGCGTCGGCCCGAGGCTGCACTTCGTCGCGACGTTGATGGTTGCGATCGGCACGCTGATCTCGGCGTTCTGGATCCTATCGGCCAATTCGTGGATGCAAACCCCGGCGGGCTACGCCGTCAATTCCGATGGCCAGTTCGTGGTCGCCGACTGGCTCGAGGTCATCTTCAATCCGTCCTTCCCCTATCGGCTCGTCCATATGGTGCTCGCCGCCTACCTGACCACGTCGCTCGTGGTCGGCGCCGTCGGCGCGTATCATCTGCTGCGCGACCCGCATCTTGCCGGCCCCCGGGTCATGTTCTCGATGGCGATGTGGATGGCGGCACTGGTCGCGCCGGTCCAGATCCTGGCCGGCGACCAGCACGGCCTCAACACGCTGGCGCATCAACCAGCCAAGGTCATGGCGATGGAAGGGCACTACCAGAGCCACGGCAACGGCGCACCACTCGTCCTGTTCGGACTGCCCGATCAGGCCGCCGGCAGGATCGACTATGAGATCGCAATCCCGAAACTGTCCTCTTTGATCCTGAAACACTCGCTCGATGCGCCGCTCGCGGGGCTGGACACCGTGCCCCGCGAAAACTGGCCACCGGTGCCGATCACATTCTGGTCGTTCCGCATCATGGTCGCGCTGGGCTTCCTGATGTTCGGGCTGGGGCTTTCGAGCCTGTGGGCCCGCTGGCGCGGCACCCTGTTCGACTCCCGGCCACTGCACATGTTCGCGCTGACGATGGGGCCCGCGGGGTTCATTGCGGTGCTTGCGGGCTGGATCACCACCGAGACAGGCCGGCAGCCTTTCACGGTCTACGGCCTGTTGCGAACGGCGGACGCAGCCTCGCCGCTGGCCGCGCCGGCGGTGGGGTCGTCATTGCTGGCCTTCATCGTCGTCTACTTCGTCGTGTTCGCGGCGGGCGTCGTCTACATCCTGCGCTTGATGGGATCATCGCCGCATCACGGAGAGCAGGGGCCGCGCGGCGACCTGCCGGCGCGCGCCGCCGGCATCACTCCGGCCTCGGGCGTTGCGGGACAGGGGGTGCTGTCATGACCGCCGCCATCGACCTCGCCACCGTCTGGGCGTTCATCATCGCGTTCGCGGTATTCGTCTACGTCGTGATGGACGGCTTCGATCTGGGCCTCGGCATCCTGTTTCCCCTGTTTCCCGCCAAGGCCGACCGCGACGTCATGATGAACAGCGTGGCGCCGGTCTGGGACGGCAACGAGACCTGGCTCGTGCTGGGCGGCGGCGGCCTGATGGCCGCCTTTCCGCTCGCCTACGCAGTGCTGATGCCAGCGCTCTACACACCCATGATCGCGATGTTGATTGGGCTGGTCTTCCGCGGCGTCGCCTTCGAATTTCGCTGGCGCACCACGGCGGCGCGAAACCGCTGGGACATTGCCTTTGCCTTGGGATCGCTGCTGGCGACGCTGGCGCAGGGCGTCGCGCTCGGCGCTATCCTGCAAGGCGTGCATGTAGAGGCGCGGCAATACGCCGGCGGCTGGTGGGACTGGCTGACGCCGT
Protein-coding sequences here:
- a CDS encoding cytochrome c biogenesis CcdA family protein, which gives rise to MLELLFAVLAGILTIAAPCTLPMLPILLGASIGRTSQLRPAMIALGFVISFSAVALLLGALTRLFDFDPNVLREAAAILLLGFGLLMLWPAPFEWLSIRLNGWLDLGSGSATQREGALGGLVLGTTLGLVWTPCAGPVLGSILTLVATSRNLAWAGTLLIAYAIGAAIPMLAIAYGGQAATTRVRGLARISPRLQQGFGVVVIAFAIAAYFQYDTLIVAWLTGFYPTGQIGL
- a CDS encoding cytochrome ubiquinol oxidase subunit I, with product MLSNLDPIVLARAQFAFTMSFHIVFPAFSIGLASYLAVLEAIWLWTGREVFLNLFHYWLKIFAIAFGMGVVSGIVMSYQFGTNWSGFADKTGPVIGPLMAYEVLTAFFLEAGFLGVMLFGLDRVGPRLHFVATLMVAIGTLISAFWILSANSWMQTPAGYAVNSDGQFVVADWLEVIFNPSFPYRLVHMVLAAYLTTSLVVGAVGAYHLLRDPHLAGPRVMFSMAMWMAALVAPVQILAGDQHGLNTLAHQPAKVMAMEGHYQSHGNGAPLVLFGLPDQAAGRIDYEIAIPKLSSLILKHSLDAPLAGLDTVPRENWPPVPITFWSFRIMVALGFLMFGLGLSSLWARWRGTLFDSRPLHMFALTMGPAGFIAVLAGWITTETGRQPFTVYGLLRTADAASPLAAPAVGSSLLAFIVVYFVVFAAGVVYILRLMGSSPHHGEQGPRGDLPARAAGITPASGVAGQGVLS
- a CDS encoding thioredoxin family protein, with the protein product MTLKLLAVSASLIGFALTGAAIPGICDEAAAPIKVAAATQGSAPDFTGISNWFNSKPLSIAGLRGKVVLVDFWTYGCVNCVNTLPHVTELYAKYRDKGLVVVGVHTPEFPFERSASNVQAALKRHGITYPVAQDNDSGTWNAYRNQYWPAQYLIDQNGKIVFQHEGEGRYDEIDRAVARLLNANS